In the genome of Rhodothermales bacterium, the window CGAAGGGCTGTCGGCGGCGGTAAACCAGGCCAGGTCGTCGTGCAGGCGGGCCACTTCGCCGATCACGATCGTCGCCGGCCCCTCCAGATTCGCGCACGCGCCGGCGATCGTTTCCAGCGTGGCGCGCACGGTTTCCTGACGCGCTGTCGTGGCGCAGCTCACGGCCGCAACCGGTAGTTTCGGCGAAATCCCGTGTTCGATCAGTCCCCGGGCAATTTCATCCAGTTTGCCGAGGCCCATCATCACCACCAGCGTGCTCGCTCGCGCGAGTGCGGCCCAGTCCTGCATGTCGTCCGGCCGGCACGTGTGACCGGTCACGACGGTGAATCCGCGGGCGAGGGCTCGGTGGGTGACGGGGATTCCGGCGTACGCCGGCGCCGCGATCGCGCTGGAGATGCCGGGGATCACCTCGAAAGGTATCCCGGCCTCGCGCAAGGCGAAGGCCTCCTCCCCCCCCCGGCCAAACACGAACGGGTCGCCACCCTTCAGTCGCACCACGCGTTCGTGACGTCTCGCAAGCTGGATCAACAGATCCTGGATCTCTTCCTGTTCGATCGAAACGCTGCCCGGCGCCTTGCCGGCGTAAAAACGCTCGGCGCCCGGAGACGCTTCGTCGATCAAGGAAGGATGCACCAGCCGGTCGAATACAAGGGCGTCCGCCGTACGGATGGCGTTCAGTCCTTTCACGGTGATCAGGCCCGGATCGCCCGGCCCGGCACCTACGAGGTAAACCGTACCGGATCGTTTATGCGATCTCATGCTGGCCCTCGGTCTGTGCCGTGACAGCGGAATCCACGCCTTCGACCCCGAGCGCCTCATAGGCACGGATGTCCTTTATGCCGGCCATCGTCACCTGAAGGCTTAGCGACGCACGCGGATCGGCGATGGTCCGCGCCACATGCGGCGCCTGCACGCCGGCCGACAGGAATATCCTGCTCAGGGCCTTCGCCACCCGCCACAGGTTCGCGTCGTCGTTCGGGTAATGCAGGGGATCCACAATCACCAACTCAAACGAGCCGGCGCCGATGTAGTCGGTTCCGAGCCCCATATCTTCCACCAGCCATCGCGCTCCCTTCGCCGCCGCACCTACGGCCTGACGAATCGCACCAGACAACGAGTCGGACGGGCTCCGCTTACGCACATACCGCAGACCCACCCGGCCCCCGGCGGTGTCGACGGCGTAGTCCGCCTCATGACCCACCAGGACGATGCCCGGGCCGTGATGCACATGCCGGTAATCGGCCACGTCGAGCAACAATTCGCCGGTCCGGCCGACCTGGATCCAGCGGTGAAACACCGGCACGACGCTCGCCAGGGAAACCGCTGGCGGCAACTCTATGAGAAATCGGGCTTGAATACGATGGGGTTGCATGCTCCTCTCTGTTTAGGCCCTAGGGGGCAGAACGGGCGGGCGGCGGGCCGCCGGCGTGGCGGCAACCAGCGCGGGAGCCGGGCTCGCCGGCCCCTGCATGCGCATGTCGCACGCGTGCGCCGCCTCGATGAATAACTGGGCCTCTTCGATGCGCTGACGCGCCGTGTCCTGGTCGATCGGTTCCTCGAGAGGCGTCCAACCCGTCAGGTACCGCGCGAATTTGGCCCCGGCAAACGGATCAAAAAACAGCTCATTTGCGACAAAATGCTCTTCGAATGCCGGCACGATCGTATCCGCTGTCTCGCCAATCGCGACATTCTTCGACCGCAACAGCCCGCGCGCGCCCAGCAGCATCGCCCGATGCGCGCGTCGGACGGCGTCCGCCAACTCGCCCCGCTCCAGCGAGAGCTGCGCCTCGAAGGCTTCGGATTCGGCCCGGGCGACTTCGAGGGCAAATAGGGAAACGACTTCGCCGGCGCACTCGCCAATCCCGAGGTCGTTCAGGGTGTACACTCGAGGATCGCCCCAGTCCGAGAAAAATTCGGGCTGCGTCGCGAAGTCGGGCGTCACCATGAAGGGCTCGATCAACCCGCGCGCGCCTTGCTTCCCGAGACGTGTCACCCAGCTCTGGAACGACTCTCCGTTCTGGCGCTCGGCGTCGTAGCGGTGGGCCACGGCGTCCACGACCTCCGGCGCCAGCCGCGCCGGCACGGCGCCTACGGCCATGCCATAACTGCCGGCGTTATCGCCCCACTGTCCGCCCAGCACCACCTGGAAGTGCGGCACTTTGTAAGTGCCTACCTTTCGGCTGTTGCCAAAAAACCCGATATCCGCCACGTGATGCTGCCCGCACGAGTTGAAGCAGCCGCTGATTTTGATATTCAAGTCCTGCACACTCTCCGGCAATTCGGTCCACCGCGCCTCGAGGCGACGCATCAACTCGCCGGCGAGCCCGCGCGACGAGGCGATGCCGAGCTTGCAGGTATCCGTACCCGGACACGAGGTGATATCCACAATCCCGTTCGCGCCGGCCTGGCCCAGGCCGGCCGCCGTAAGCGCCTCGAATACGGCCGGCAGGTCGCCGTTCGGGATGTACCGAAGGACGATGTTTTGGTCGACGGTCGTCCGCGCGTTTTCGCCGGCAAAGCGGCGCGAGATGTCCGCCAGCTGGATCATCTGCGGCGCCGTGAGGTCCCCCAACGGTAGCCGAATCGTCACCACCGAATACCCCGGCTGACGCTGTGCGTAGACGTTGGTCCGCTGCCAGTCCGCAAAGCCGGCGGGAAAAGGACCAGCACCGAGGTCGGACGGCTCGCGGAAGGGGGCGTCGTGGATACCGCGGTATTTTTCGATCAACCCCGTCCAGCGGGCGTCGAACGGCAACTGGGCCATCTCTTCCTCTACGCGCGCCTTGAACACCTCCAGCCCCATCTTCGCCACCAGGAATTTGATGCGGGCCTGGTTGCGGTTTCGCTTTTCGCCATGCCGCGCGAACACCCGCGCGATCGCCTGCGCCAGCGGCAGCAGCCGGCCTTCTTCCACGAACGGAGTGAGGATCTTGGCCTGATACGGAATCGCCCCCAACCCGCCGCCGACATACACGGTAAAGCCGCGCTGCAAGACGCCGTCCATCGTCCGCGTCCGCGCCAGAAGGCCCAGGTCGTGCATCTTCACCAGCCCGCACGCCTCCGCCTCGCACCCAGAAAAGGCGATCTTGAACTTGCGTCCAAAATCCTGGGTGTCGTCGTGCCCCATGAGGAATTCGGTGAGGGCCTGCGCATACCCCGAAATTTCAAACGGCTCGGTGTGGCACACGCCGGCAAGCGGGCAGCCCGTTACATTCCGCACCGCATTGCCGCAGGCCTCTTTGGTAGTGATGCCGACAGCCGCAAGCCGACGCATGAGGTCCGGCGTGTCCTCGATATGCACGAAATGGAGTTGGATATCCTGCCGGGTAGTGACATGCAGGATTCCGTCCGCATAGGCGTCCGCTACCTGCGCCAGGGCCTCCATCTGCGCCGGCGTCATGCGGCCGTAGGGCAATTTGATGCGCTGCATGCCCGGGGCATCCCACAGGGTGCCGGGGCCTTTGGTGAAGGCCTGCGGGAATGCGAGTTCACGCGATTCCGTGCCGTCGTGCCGCTGACCATTGTCGTAGCGCTGGCCATAAATCCCCCACCGGAGCCGGGTTTCGGCAAATACCTTTTCATCGACTTTCCCGAGCCGGCGCAGTGCCATCTGGCCTTCAAACAGGTCGATCTCTCCGGCAGCGCTCGGGTCGATCCGGGGCTCAAGCGTGCTTTTCCAGGTCCGTAATTCCATCTATGGGGTCGTTTGATGTGCAGGAAGGGCAAAAAAAATGCTCACGGCCTGCGGGTCGTGAGCGTCGTAGACAGCTATCGAATCGGATTCGATATCATCCCAGAAAACGCCACGCCCGTTGCGCTAGAGCCCTGCGCGCAGGAGCCATGTGCTGCGTCGCCATACAACAACAACACATTCCATTGGCGGCGGTCTGAGCGTTCGAGACGAACATGCG includes:
- the cobA gene encoding uroporphyrinogen-III C-methyltransferase, producing the protein MRSHKRSGTVYLVGAGPGDPGLITVKGLNAIRTADALVFDRLVHPSLIDEASPGAERFYAGKAPGSVSIEQEEIQDLLIQLARRHERVVRLKGGDPFVFGRGGEEAFALREAGIPFEVIPGISSAIAAPAYAGIPVTHRALARGFTVVTGHTCRPDDMQDWAALARASTLVVMMGLGKLDEIARGLIEHGISPKLPVAAVSCATTARQETVRATLETIAGACANLEGPATIVIGEVARLHDDLAWFTAADSPSIDRIRTPFSEHIVALSA